A window of the Streptomyces luomodiensis genome harbors these coding sequences:
- a CDS encoding histidine phosphatase family protein: MRLLLIRHGQTPSNLKHLLDTAEPGPGLTSLGQDQAAALPRALASERIDALYASTLLRARLTAAPLAAATGLEVRVRDGIREVMAGDLEMRGDDEAIATYLTTVFAWSAGDTGRRMPGGENGVEALGRFDSVVAEAAATGAATVAMVSHGAAIRMWVAARSANVDVAYASGHALRNTGAVVLSGSPTRGWQTLLWEGSPLGPAEETPDASGPAGAASVPAP, translated from the coding sequence ATGCGCCTGCTGCTCATACGTCATGGCCAGACCCCGTCCAACCTCAAGCACCTCCTGGACACCGCGGAGCCGGGCCCCGGGCTGACCTCCCTCGGGCAGGATCAGGCGGCCGCGCTGCCGCGGGCGCTGGCATCCGAGCGGATCGACGCCCTGTACGCGTCGACGCTCCTGCGTGCCCGGCTCACCGCCGCGCCGCTGGCCGCCGCGACAGGGCTCGAGGTCCGCGTCCGGGACGGCATCCGGGAAGTGATGGCCGGGGATCTGGAGATGCGCGGCGACGACGAAGCGATCGCCACCTACCTCACCACCGTCTTCGCCTGGTCCGCGGGTGACACCGGACGCCGGATGCCCGGGGGTGAGAACGGTGTGGAGGCCCTCGGCCGCTTCGACTCCGTCGTCGCCGAGGCGGCCGCGACGGGAGCGGCAACGGTGGCGATGGTCAGCCATGGCGCCGCGATCCGTATGTGGGTGGCCGCCCGGTCGGCCAACGTCGATGTGGCCTACGCGTCGGGCCACGCGTTGCGCAACACCGGTGCCGTGGTCCTCTCCGGCTCTCCCACCCGGGGCTGGCAGACCCTCCTGTGGGAGGGCAGCCCCCTCGGCCCGGCGGAGGAGACCCCCGACGCCAGTGGTCCCGCGGGCGCCGCCTCCGTGCCCGCGCCGTGA
- a CDS encoding LysR family transcriptional regulator — MDSTLRQLAAYAAVARAASFTAAAAQLKVSQSSLSRAVADLERQLGTRLLERDTRNVELTAAGVEALRIAEQIVNAHRSGMKELERFLLGESGTVAVATLPSVAAVLLPQVILDFRRQRPQVAVQIMDGLEQSVLSRVLSGDADFAITTGEPSGQLDHRPLVRDRFVAVLPRDHPLTDRPGVTWEDLAREPFLAVGRDSSVRRLTDAAFAQIDVGSAPSAEAGNVATVGGLVAAGLGVTALPALVLPLLGTGPVVHRPLSEPTVHRRLDIAVRARRPLPQAADRFLDTLREFRTRRHRLPPGVSWA, encoded by the coding sequence ATGGACAGCACCCTGCGTCAACTCGCGGCCTATGCGGCCGTCGCTCGGGCGGCCAGCTTCACCGCGGCCGCCGCACAGCTGAAGGTGTCCCAGTCCTCACTCAGCCGCGCGGTGGCGGACCTGGAACGGCAGCTGGGCACCCGGCTCCTCGAACGCGACACCCGTAATGTCGAGCTGACCGCCGCGGGCGTCGAGGCGCTGCGCATCGCCGAGCAGATCGTGAACGCCCACCGCTCCGGGATGAAGGAGCTCGAGCGCTTCCTGCTCGGCGAGTCGGGAACGGTCGCGGTGGCCACCCTGCCGTCGGTCGCCGCGGTCCTGCTGCCGCAGGTGATCCTGGACTTCCGTCGGCAACGGCCGCAGGTGGCCGTCCAGATCATGGACGGCCTCGAACAGTCGGTACTCAGCCGTGTGCTTTCGGGCGACGCGGACTTCGCCATCACGACCGGTGAGCCGTCGGGACAGCTGGACCACCGGCCTTTGGTGCGGGACCGGTTCGTCGCGGTCCTGCCGCGGGACCACCCGCTGACCGACCGTCCCGGCGTCACATGGGAGGACCTGGCCCGCGAACCCTTCCTCGCGGTCGGCCGGGACTCCAGTGTGCGGCGGCTGACCGACGCGGCGTTCGCCCAGATCGACGTCGGCTCGGCGCCGTCCGCGGAGGCGGGCAACGTCGCCACGGTCGGCGGGCTCGTGGCGGCCGGGCTCGGGGTGACCGCGCTGCCCGCGCTGGTGCTGCCGCTCCTGGGCACCGGGCCGGTCGTCCACCGCCCGCTCTCCGAGCCCACGGTCCATCGGCGCCTCGACATCGCCGTACGGGCGCGCCGCCCGCTGCCCCAGGCGGCCGATCGGTTCCTGGACACACTGCGGGAGTTCCGCACCCGCCGGCACCGACTGCCGCCTGGGGTGAGCTGGGCCTGA
- a CDS encoding CitMHS family transporter, with amino-acid sequence MLAALGFSTIGLFLLLTMTKRVSVLVALVLLPVPAAVIGGFAGDMGDMILDGLGTVAPTGIMIAFAVLYFSLMVDAGLFDPLISRILRAARNDPARIAVGTAVLTMCVALDGDGASTFLITVSALLPVYTRLGMSPLVLSGVVCLGAGVMNMLPWGGPTVRAMAALKLDGSQVFTPVLPAMGCGIAWVLFASYWIGRRERRRLTALAAADSGQRAQDDTRRVTSTRTRRTARRTPGDGPGTPLVTRAARPSLPLTVFNGVLTVALIVALVMELMPLPVLFALAFALALFVNHPTWEGQQALLEKHAKSVVLVTTMIFAAGVFTGVLTGTEMISEMAEALVAVVPDSLGGHLAPIVAVTGMPLSLAFTPDAYYFGVLPVLSHTASGFGADEAEIARAAVLGQMTTGFPLSPLTASTFILVSMSGVQLGEHQRFIFRWAFGTTAVMTAAALLTGAISL; translated from the coding sequence ATGCTGGCAGCCCTGGGGTTCTCCACGATCGGCCTGTTCCTGCTCCTGACCATGACGAAGCGGGTCTCCGTCCTGGTGGCGCTGGTTCTGTTGCCGGTCCCGGCGGCTGTGATCGGCGGCTTCGCCGGCGACATGGGCGACATGATCCTCGACGGGCTCGGCACGGTGGCCCCGACCGGCATCATGATCGCCTTCGCGGTCCTCTACTTCTCCTTGATGGTGGACGCCGGGCTCTTCGACCCGTTGATCAGCCGGATCCTGCGCGCCGCCCGCAATGATCCGGCGCGCATCGCGGTCGGGACCGCCGTCCTCACGATGTGCGTGGCGCTCGACGGCGACGGCGCGTCGACCTTCCTCATCACGGTCTCCGCACTGCTGCCCGTCTACACACGCCTGGGCATGAGCCCCTTGGTCCTCTCCGGTGTCGTCTGTCTGGGCGCGGGCGTGATGAACATGCTCCCGTGGGGCGGACCGACGGTGCGGGCCATGGCGGCGCTGAAGCTGGACGGTTCGCAGGTCTTCACCCCGGTTCTGCCCGCGATGGGATGCGGTATCGCGTGGGTGCTGTTCGCCTCGTACTGGATCGGCCGCCGCGAGCGCCGCCGCCTGACCGCACTAGCGGCGGCGGACTCCGGACAGCGGGCGCAGGACGACACGCGGAGGGTTACGTCGACGCGTACGCGGCGGACTGCGCGGCGTACGCCGGGAGACGGCCCCGGCACACCGCTGGTGACACGGGCGGCACGTCCTTCCCTTCCGCTGACCGTGTTCAACGGGGTGCTGACGGTCGCGCTGATCGTGGCGCTCGTCATGGAGCTCATGCCCCTGCCGGTGCTGTTCGCGCTGGCCTTCGCGCTCGCCCTGTTCGTCAACCACCCCACCTGGGAGGGGCAGCAGGCGCTCCTGGAGAAGCATGCGAAGAGCGTGGTGCTGGTCACCACGATGATCTTCGCCGCGGGCGTGTTCACCGGAGTTCTCACCGGCACCGAAATGATCTCCGAGATGGCCGAGGCGCTGGTCGCCGTCGTGCCCGATTCCCTGGGCGGGCATCTGGCGCCCATCGTGGCCGTGACCGGTATGCCCCTGAGTCTGGCCTTCACCCCGGACGCCTACTACTTCGGCGTGCTGCCCGTGCTCTCCCACACGGCGTCCGGATTCGGCGCCGACGAGGCGGAGATCGCCCGAGCCGCGGTGCTCGGCCAGATGACCACCGGGTTCCCGCTCAGCCCCCTCACCGCCTCCACCTTCATCCTCGTCAGCATGAGCGGCGTACAACTCGGCGAACACCAGCGCTTCATCTTCCGCTGGGCCTTCGGCACGACTGCCGTCATGACGGCCGCCGCACTGCTCACCGGTGCCATATCGCTGTGA
- a CDS encoding CaiB/BaiF CoA transferase family protein, with protein sequence MTFEQQQTGGRGQLRGLKVVEFAHVVAGPLAGSMLADQGADVVHVEPPGVGDAARAMGPSKDGHPLWFKVAGRNKRSVTLDLRQESGRQVAQRLVAWADVVIVTLRQGRLRAWGLDWESVHQINPKAVLLQISGFGATSSRADEPGFGKVGEARSGVVHLTGFPDTPPVHTGFSHGDAVTGLMGAYAILAALHRRDHDPDFDGEWIDLALFEPLFRLVEWQVIVHDQLGSTPGRSGNQLAVAPAAVINTYRSKDGEWITVTSATPRSVRNVAKLLGFDEAEFATVPQQFAGRARLDDGLRAWVAERTAAACLEAFTRAEVVASPVLSAADIAEDPVYAEREDIVTIDDADLGPVRMQSVIPHFHQRPGVVWRTGPALGQDNHLVYRDWLGLDEEELTDLEKHGVV encoded by the coding sequence GTGACGTTCGAGCAGCAGCAAACCGGCGGCCGAGGCCAGTTGCGGGGTCTCAAGGTGGTCGAGTTCGCACATGTGGTGGCCGGTCCGCTGGCGGGCTCCATGCTCGCCGACCAGGGCGCGGACGTGGTTCATGTGGAGCCGCCGGGCGTCGGGGACGCGGCACGGGCCATGGGCCCCAGCAAGGACGGTCACCCGCTCTGGTTCAAGGTCGCCGGCCGCAACAAGCGGTCCGTCACCCTCGATCTGCGCCAGGAGTCCGGGCGGCAGGTCGCCCAGCGGCTCGTCGCCTGGGCGGACGTCGTGATCGTCACCCTGCGCCAGGGCCGGCTGCGCGCCTGGGGGCTCGACTGGGAGTCCGTGCACCAGATCAATCCGAAGGCCGTACTGCTCCAGATCTCCGGCTTCGGCGCGACGTCCTCCCGGGCCGACGAGCCGGGCTTCGGCAAGGTCGGCGAGGCCCGCAGCGGCGTGGTGCACCTGACCGGTTTCCCCGACACCCCGCCCGTGCACACCGGTTTCTCCCACGGCGACGCCGTGACCGGCCTCATGGGCGCCTACGCGATCCTCGCCGCGCTGCACCGCCGCGACCACGACCCCGATTTCGACGGCGAATGGATCGACCTCGCGCTCTTCGAGCCCCTGTTCCGGCTGGTCGAGTGGCAGGTCATCGTCCACGACCAGCTCGGATCGACACCTGGGCGCTCCGGGAACCAGCTCGCGGTCGCCCCCGCGGCCGTCATCAACACCTACCGGTCGAAGGACGGTGAGTGGATCACCGTGACATCGGCGACGCCGCGGTCCGTCCGCAACGTCGCGAAACTGCTCGGGTTCGACGAGGCCGAGTTCGCCACCGTACCGCAGCAGTTCGCCGGGCGCGCCCGCCTCGACGACGGCCTGCGGGCGTGGGTGGCCGAGCGCACCGCCGCCGCCTGCCTCGAGGCGTTCACCCGTGCCGAGGTGGTGGCATCACCGGTGCTCAGCGCCGCCGATATCGCCGAGGACCCCGTCTACGCCGAACGCGAGGACATCGTCACGATCGACGACGCCGACCTCGGCCCCGTACGCATGCAGTCCGTCATCCCCCACTTCCACCAGCGGCCGGGCGTGGTCTGGCGGACCGGGCCCGCCCTGGGGCAGGACAACCACCTCGTCTACCGGGATTGGCTCGGCCTGGACGAGGAGGAACTCACCGACCTGGAGAAGCACGGTGTCGTCTGA
- a CDS encoding TOPRIM nucleotidyl transferase/hydrolase domain-containing protein — translation MADMGSFREAVTAWAAGGPGDTARELAARLSVRTAVLLEGPSDAAAVSALAASRGRNLAAEGVCVLSMGGAMSVGRFARLLGPPGLGLRLTGLCDEAERPYYARGLARASAARQEFFVCSADLEDELIRALGVTRVAELVRAEGDLRALHTFLRQPAQRGRTSQQQLRRFLGTKKGRKIRYGRVLVEALAPDRVPAPLVNLLAGL, via the coding sequence ATGGCTGACATGGGGTCGTTCCGGGAGGCGGTCACCGCGTGGGCGGCCGGTGGTCCCGGCGACACCGCGCGGGAGCTGGCCGCGCGACTGTCCGTCCGCACGGCCGTGCTGCTCGAGGGGCCGAGCGACGCCGCGGCGGTCAGCGCGCTGGCCGCGAGCCGCGGCCGGAACCTGGCGGCCGAAGGAGTCTGCGTCCTGTCGATGGGCGGTGCGATGAGCGTCGGGCGCTTCGCCCGCCTCCTCGGGCCGCCCGGCCTGGGTCTCCGCCTCACCGGACTGTGCGACGAGGCGGAGCGCCCCTACTACGCGCGCGGCTTGGCGCGGGCGAGTGCGGCACGGCAAGAGTTCTTCGTCTGCTCGGCGGATCTGGAGGACGAGCTCATCCGCGCGCTGGGCGTGACACGGGTGGCGGAGCTCGTCCGGGCGGAGGGCGACCTGCGCGCCCTGCACACCTTCCTGCGCCAGCCCGCACAGCGGGGCCGCACCTCACAGCAGCAGTTGCGGCGCTTCCTCGGCACGAAGAAAGGGCGCAAGATCCGCTACGGCCGCGTCCTCGTCGAGGCCCTCGCCCCCGACCGCGTACCCGCCCCACTCGTGAACCTGCTGGCCGGCCTCTGA
- a CDS encoding Ku protein, producing MPRPVWSGAVSFGLVTIPIKVMPATEDHSISFRQIHTTDGGRIRYRKVCELEDRELAPEEIGRAYEASKDQLVPIADQELDDLPVPTAKAIDVEAFVEAERLDPIRFGKPYYLQADGAVAAKPYVLLREALQRSDKVAVAKFAWHNRERLGALRVVGDAIVLQVLHWPDEIRSAEGLAPKAVDISDSEVDEAMALMEAIGGTDISQYKDQYREAMEAVIEAKAEGHAPPEMEAPAEPKGRVVDLMAALQDSVRAAKEARGEEAGEAEVHQMPARKKPKKAAAKKTAKKPPAKKTARKRTAS from the coding sequence ATGCCACGCCCGGTCTGGAGCGGAGCGGTTTCCTTTGGTCTCGTGACCATCCCGATCAAGGTCATGCCCGCCACCGAGGACCATTCGATCTCCTTCCGGCAGATCCACACCACCGACGGCGGCCGCATCCGCTACCGCAAAGTCTGCGAACTCGAAGACCGGGAGCTGGCCCCGGAGGAGATCGGCCGCGCCTACGAGGCGTCCAAGGACCAGCTCGTCCCCATCGCCGACCAGGAACTCGACGACCTCCCCGTCCCCACCGCGAAGGCCATCGACGTCGAGGCGTTCGTGGAAGCGGAGCGGCTCGACCCCATCCGCTTCGGCAAGCCCTACTACCTCCAGGCCGACGGCGCCGTCGCCGCCAAGCCGTATGTGCTGCTGCGGGAGGCACTCCAGCGCAGCGACAAGGTCGCGGTCGCGAAGTTCGCCTGGCACAACCGCGAGCGGCTCGGCGCGCTCCGGGTCGTCGGCGATGCCATCGTCCTCCAGGTGCTCCACTGGCCGGACGAGATCCGCTCGGCCGAAGGGCTCGCCCCCAAGGCCGTCGACATCTCCGACTCGGAGGTCGATGAGGCCATGGCGCTCATGGAGGCCATCGGCGGCACCGACATCAGCCAGTACAAGGACCAGTACCGCGAGGCCATGGAAGCCGTCATCGAGGCCAAGGCCGAGGGCCACGCGCCGCCCGAGATGGAGGCACCGGCCGAACCCAAGGGCCGGGTCGTGGACCTCATGGCCGCCCTCCAGGACAGCGTACGGGCCGCCAAGGAGGCCCGCGGGGAGGAAGCCGGCGAGGCCGAGGTGCACCAGATGCCCGCGCGGAAGAAGCCGAAGAAGGCCGCCGCGAAGAAGACGGCCAAGAAGCCCCCGGCGAAGAAGACGGCCAGGAAGCGGACCGCGTCCTGA
- a CDS encoding alpha/beta fold hydrolase, translated as MSRRRPATPSTAPLAVALPGSFCAPAIFDGLGHALAGHCRLLALSWMTDADACGIASLAEWTAGRIRAHSGEPVVLIGHSTGGAIALQAAAHHPELLRALVLINTGPHMREHGDVDTLIDAIGTDGVESMTRRVMRRSFRTPPPAAELERFLAYGRAVPARSAVEALTSQRDTDLTEVLPAIRVPVAVVHGRHDPVRGVAGAAAMAEALPDATFHPVDAGHSPMYECPDAVRTILVELLARTDR; from the coding sequence GTGAGCCGACGGCGCCCTGCGACGCCGAGCACCGCCCCGCTCGCCGTGGCGCTGCCGGGCTCGTTCTGTGCCCCGGCGATATTCGACGGACTCGGACACGCGCTGGCGGGACACTGCCGCCTGCTGGCCCTGTCGTGGATGACGGATGCCGACGCGTGCGGCATCGCCTCGCTCGCCGAGTGGACCGCCGGCCGCATCAGGGCACACAGTGGCGAACCGGTCGTCCTGATCGGGCACTCCACCGGCGGCGCGATCGCCCTCCAGGCCGCCGCACACCATCCCGAGCTGCTGCGGGCGCTGGTCTTGATCAATACCGGCCCCCATATGCGGGAACACGGAGATGTGGACACCCTGATCGACGCCATCGGGACGGACGGCGTGGAGAGCATGACGCGACGTGTGATGCGACGCTCGTTCCGGACCCCTCCGCCCGCGGCCGAACTCGAGCGCTTCCTCGCCTACGGTCGCGCCGTCCCCGCCCGGTCCGCCGTGGAGGCGCTGACCAGCCAGCGTGACACCGACCTGACCGAGGTCCTGCCCGCGATCCGGGTGCCGGTCGCGGTCGTCCACGGGCGGCACGACCCGGTCCGCGGCGTCGCCGGCGCCGCGGCGATGGCCGAGGCGCTCCCGGACGCCACCTTCCACCCCGTGGACGCGGGACACAGCCCGATGTACGAGTGCCCCGACGCGGTGCGCACCATCCTCGTGGAACTCCTGGCCCGCACGGACCGCTGA
- a CDS encoding class I SAM-dependent methyltransferase, with protein MSTAQPTDPTLFWEERYRAGERLFSGNPNPLLVRETSDLTPGDALDLGCGEGGDARWLASRGWRVTGVDISTTALARAAAHVAEAGFAEQVTFERHELGVTFPEGSFDLVSAQFLQSPVTLDQDGVLKRAAEAVAPGGTLLVVMHAGWPSWMAEHEYPFDAVFPTLQGVLAALALPPTWRVETLEAVERPFPSPDGRPGTRVDNVWRLTRTG; from the coding sequence ATGTCGACAGCGCAGCCCACCGACCCGACGCTCTTCTGGGAAGAGCGATACCGCGCCGGCGAACGCCTCTTCAGCGGTAACCCGAATCCACTGCTCGTGCGGGAGACCAGCGACCTGACGCCCGGCGATGCGCTGGACCTGGGCTGCGGCGAGGGTGGTGACGCCCGGTGGCTCGCCTCGCGCGGGTGGCGGGTGACCGGCGTGGACATCTCCACCACGGCGCTGGCGCGGGCCGCGGCCCATGTCGCCGAGGCCGGCTTCGCCGAGCAGGTCACGTTCGAACGGCATGAACTCGGAGTGACCTTCCCCGAAGGGAGCTTCGATCTGGTCAGCGCGCAGTTCCTCCAGTCACCGGTCACGTTGGACCAGGACGGCGTACTCAAGCGGGCCGCCGAAGCGGTGGCGCCGGGGGGCACCCTCCTCGTCGTCATGCACGCCGGCTGGCCGTCCTGGATGGCGGAACACGAGTACCCGTTCGACGCCGTCTTCCCCACGCTTCAGGGCGTGCTCGCGGCGCTCGCGCTGCCGCCCACCTGGCGGGTGGAGACGCTGGAGGCCGTGGAGCGGCCCTTTCCGTCACCCGACGGCAGGCCCGGCACACGGGTGGACAACGTGTGGCGACTGACCCGTACCGGCTGA
- a CDS encoding HpcH/HpaI aldolase/citrate lyase family protein, producing MSSDPRRTPPLAPAPRPLLRSLLFVPGNRTASWLPKARAAGADAVILDLEDAVPEADRAAALDQVTNALARQADTPGGPALFVRVTPLDTWAAAEALRGICGPGLSGIVLPKVTGPDDIRLADRLLGWCEREHGLPRGHVALVPLLESARALHDAHGCAAAAGRVAYPGAITGAGGDVERAVGYRWSPQGCETHALRARVLLDVRAAGAPHPVAGLWTRVGDLDGLRAFAEQNRALGYAGMMAIHPSHVPVLNEVFAPSTAELERAARLVAAVEEAQADGTGAVTFEGEMVDEAMAATARSLLEWYTVGADSMRE from the coding sequence GTGTCGTCTGATCCCCGTCGCACCCCACCCCTCGCGCCCGCGCCGCGCCCGCTCCTGCGGTCCCTGCTGTTCGTACCCGGCAACAGAACGGCCTCCTGGCTTCCCAAGGCCAGGGCGGCAGGAGCCGACGCGGTCATCCTCGACCTGGAGGACGCCGTGCCCGAGGCCGACCGGGCCGCCGCTCTGGACCAGGTGACGAACGCTCTCGCCCGGCAGGCCGACACCCCTGGGGGACCGGCTCTGTTCGTCCGCGTCACCCCTCTCGACACCTGGGCGGCCGCCGAGGCGCTGCGCGGCATCTGCGGTCCAGGACTCAGCGGCATCGTCCTGCCCAAAGTGACCGGGCCCGACGACATACGCCTCGCCGACCGGCTCCTGGGCTGGTGCGAACGCGAACACGGCCTGCCCCGGGGCCACGTCGCCCTGGTGCCCCTGCTGGAGAGCGCCCGTGCTCTGCACGATGCCCACGGCTGCGCGGCGGCCGCCGGCCGGGTCGCCTACCCCGGCGCGATCACGGGGGCGGGCGGTGATGTCGAACGGGCCGTCGGCTACCGCTGGAGCCCTCAGGGCTGCGAAACACATGCCCTGCGCGCCCGGGTACTGCTCGACGTACGGGCCGCGGGCGCACCGCATCCGGTGGCCGGGCTGTGGACCCGCGTCGGCGATCTCGACGGACTGCGCGCCTTCGCCGAACAGAACCGGGCGCTCGGCTACGCGGGCATGATGGCCATCCACCCCTCGCATGTGCCCGTCCTCAACGAGGTGTTCGCGCCCAGCACGGCCGAGCTCGAGCGCGCGGCACGGTTGGTCGCCGCTGTGGAGGAGGCACAGGCCGACGGCACGGGTGCGGTCACTTTCGAGGGGGAGATGGTCGACGAGGCCATGGCGGCGACGGCCCGGTCGCTACTGGAGTGGTATACCGTCGGTGCCGACAGCATGCGCGAATAG
- a CDS encoding IclR family transcriptional regulator encodes MGRVRGRAGEGPGWRGGVRLTPAPDVPRRRRPPIWGVTELAQALGLPKARVHRHAANLRQAGFLSQNSSTRRYEPGWRLVLLGRRVEARAQLVAPARPVMRRLRDKVSQTIVFSQLTDAGVTVTEVLPGGSPIDGVLNPGTQFAYNSTAQGKAALAFASPDQLDQWAGLLDEQRTPSTVVDQEVLRQQVASDM; translated from the coding sequence GTGGGCCGAGTCCGGGGAAGAGCCGGGGAGGGGCCGGGGTGGCGCGGTGGCGTCCGGCTCACCCCGGCCCCGGACGTTCCCCGCCGACGACGCCCACCGATCTGGGGTGTCACGGAGCTCGCCCAGGCGCTGGGTCTGCCGAAGGCCCGGGTGCACCGCCATGCCGCGAACCTGCGGCAGGCGGGCTTCCTGTCCCAGAACAGCAGCACCAGGCGATACGAGCCCGGCTGGCGCCTGGTCCTGCTGGGCCGGCGCGTCGAGGCCAGGGCCCAACTCGTCGCCCCGGCCAGGCCGGTGATGCGGCGGCTGCGGGACAAGGTCTCGCAGACCATCGTGTTCTCCCAGCTCACCGACGCGGGCGTCACGGTGACCGAAGTCCTGCCCGGCGGTTCGCCGATCGATGGGGTGCTGAACCCCGGCACCCAGTTCGCCTACAACAGCACGGCCCAGGGCAAGGCGGCACTCGCCTTCGCCTCACCGGACCAACTCGACCAGTGGGCGGGGCTGTTGGACGAGCAGCGCACCCCGAGCACCGTGGTCGACCAGGAGGTGCTCCGGCAGCAGGTCGCGAGCGACATGTGA
- the wrbA gene encoding NAD(P)H:quinone oxidoreductase: MSTPIKVAVVYYSSTGTIAEVGKQIARYAEKAGAEVRLLKAAELAPQSAIDSNDAWAANAAATADIPVAAPDDVEWADAVIFGTPTRFGNVASQLKQFIDTLGGLWAQGKLADKVYSGFTSSATAHGGQESTLLALYNSFHHFGGLVVAPGYTDPAKFADGNPYGTSHVDAQGNNPVDQTTREAARVQAERIVRITTALKAGLAAA; the protein is encoded by the coding sequence GTGAGCACCCCGATCAAGGTAGCCGTCGTCTATTACTCCTCCACCGGCACGATCGCCGAGGTCGGCAAGCAGATCGCCCGGTACGCGGAGAAGGCCGGCGCCGAGGTCCGCCTGCTCAAGGCAGCCGAACTGGCCCCGCAGTCCGCGATCGACTCCAACGACGCCTGGGCCGCCAACGCCGCCGCCACCGCCGACATCCCCGTCGCCGCCCCGGACGACGTCGAATGGGCCGACGCCGTGATCTTCGGTACCCCCACCCGCTTCGGCAACGTCGCCTCTCAGCTGAAGCAGTTCATCGACACTCTCGGCGGCCTGTGGGCCCAGGGCAAGCTCGCCGACAAGGTCTACAGCGGCTTCACCTCCTCCGCCACCGCCCATGGCGGCCAGGAGTCCACGCTGCTCGCCCTGTACAACTCCTTCCACCACTTCGGCGGCCTCGTCGTGGCCCCCGGCTACACCGACCCCGCCAAGTTCGCGGACGGCAACCCCTACGGCACCTCCCACGTCGACGCCCAGGGCAACAACCCCGTCGACCAGACCACCCGCGAGGCCGCCCGCGTCCAGGCCGAGCGCATCGTGCGCATCACCACCGCCCTCAAGGCCGGCCTCGCCGCCGCCTGA
- a CDS encoding DUF6233 domain-containing protein: MSVEEWRAKAGPWVRAAMPDDQELDVILSQWTRTTDGRWWAECEAILPARYERADGRSRATGAPTPISVPSERITPIPGEDYSAVPVDGAIAGRQWVVEKLHQYAEDTASRRLHRRDCWQVRDEHTLVPTREAADLLAHPDVAICDVCSPDKALRR; encoded by the coding sequence GTGAGTGTGGAGGAGTGGCGCGCGAAAGCCGGTCCGTGGGTCCGGGCGGCGATGCCGGATGACCAGGAGCTCGACGTCATCCTGAGCCAATGGACCCGTACCACGGACGGCCGCTGGTGGGCCGAGTGCGAGGCCATCCTCCCGGCCCGCTACGAGCGTGCCGATGGCCGCTCCCGGGCCACCGGTGCCCCCACCCCGATCAGCGTCCCCAGCGAGCGGATCACCCCGATCCCCGGCGAGGACTACAGCGCGGTCCCCGTCGACGGGGCGATCGCCGGACGGCAGTGGGTGGTGGAGAAACTCCACCAGTACGCCGAGGACACCGCCTCCCGCCGCCTGCACCGCCGCGACTGCTGGCAGGTCCGCGACGAGCACACGCTCGTTCCCACTCGCGAAGCGGCCGACCTCCTGGCCCACCCGGACGTGGCGATATGCGATGTCTGCTCACCGGACAAGGCGCTGCGGCGCTGA
- a CDS encoding pirin family protein has product MASRLDIRRANERFHTRAGWLDSHHSFSFSHHWDPKNTHFGLLLVSNDDVVAPGTGFETHPHQDMEIITWVLDGALVHQDSEGHNGVIYPGLAQRMSAGTGILHSEKNDSWTLTGQAEHHDPVHFIQMWTIPDESGIRPGYEQLDINNELAVGGWTTLASGMPGHGNQRAIGIRQKHAALHVARVRPGETLEIATAPFVHLFVARGTAELESAGALATGDAVRVTGAEGQRLTGGPDGAEVLMWEMNAAISLA; this is encoded by the coding sequence ATGGCCTCTCGCCTCGACATCCGGCGCGCCAACGAGCGTTTCCACACCCGCGCCGGCTGGCTCGACTCCCACCACTCCTTCTCCTTCTCGCACCACTGGGACCCCAAGAACACCCACTTCGGGCTCCTGCTGGTCTCCAACGACGACGTCGTCGCCCCCGGCACCGGCTTCGAGACCCACCCCCACCAGGACATGGAGATCATCACCTGGGTCCTCGACGGCGCCCTCGTCCACCAGGACTCCGAAGGCCACAACGGGGTGATCTACCCCGGTCTCGCGCAGCGGATGAGCGCCGGCACCGGCATCCTGCACAGCGAGAAGAACGACTCCTGGACCCTGACCGGCCAGGCCGAGCACCACGACCCGGTCCACTTCATCCAGATGTGGACCATCCCCGACGAGTCCGGTATCCGCCCCGGCTACGAGCAGCTCGACATCAACAACGAACTCGCCGTCGGCGGCTGGACCACGCTCGCCTCCGGCATGCCCGGTCACGGCAACCAGCGCGCGATCGGCATCCGGCAGAAGCACGCCGCCCTGCATGTCGCCCGCGTCCGCCCCGGCGAGACCCTGGAGATCGCCACCGCTCCGTTCGTCCACCTCTTCGTCGCGCGCGGCACCGCCGAACTGGAGAGCGCGGGAGCGCTGGCCACCGGTGACGCGGTCCGTGTCACCGGCGCCGAGGGGCAGCGCCTCACCGGCGGCCCGGACGGCGCCGAGGTGCTCATGTGGGAGATGAACGCCGCCATCTCCCTGGCCTGA